In Candidatus Abyssobacteria bacterium SURF_5, the following are encoded in one genomic region:
- a CDS encoding TIGR03084 family protein, with translation MKQICQDLRTEHAELDTVVAGLDEKQWMLMTPSPTWNIKNQIRHLAYFDDRAALAASDPDGFAKHIEEVMSDIAKFMKTLDEVGKDMPIDELMSWWRSERNKMLDAYTAMNPKDRILWYGPPMSALSHATARLMETWAHGQDVFDALRLKRTNTDRLRHIAHLGVKTFGWSYTNRGLQAPQTPVRVELTAPSGALWTWGPENASDKISGPAEDFCLIVAQRRHVDDTRLRVIGETARDWMLKAQCFAGPPTDGPPPGERVWEK, from the coding sequence ATGAAACAAATCTGTCAAGACCTCAGGACCGAGCATGCGGAACTCGATACCGTCGTGGCGGGTCTGGATGAAAAACAATGGATGCTGATGACTCCGTCTCCCACCTGGAACATCAAGAACCAGATACGTCATCTGGCGTATTTCGACGACCGCGCCGCTCTTGCCGCCTCGGACCCGGACGGTTTCGCCAAGCATATTGAGGAAGTCATGAGCGACATCGCCAAATTCATGAAAACGCTCGACGAAGTCGGCAAGGACATGCCCATCGATGAATTAATGAGTTGGTGGCGCAGCGAGCGAAACAAGATGCTCGACGCCTATACCGCAATGAACCCGAAAGACCGCATCCTCTGGTACGGCCCACCGATGAGCGCCCTCTCCCACGCAACCGCGCGGCTGATGGAGACCTGGGCGCATGGCCAGGACGTTTTCGACGCTCTCCGCTTGAAACGCACCAACACCGATCGGCTGCGCCACATCGCCCATCTCGGCGTCAAAACCTTTGGCTGGAGCTACACCAACCGCGGCCTGCAAGCTCCTCAAACCCCGGTCCGCGTCGAGCTCACTGCTCCATCAGGCGCACTCTGGACGTGGGGACCGGAGAACGCGTCAGACAAGATAAGCGGTCCAGCCGAAGACTTCTGCCTGATCGTGGCGCAAAGACGACATGTGGATGACACGCGCCTCCGGGTCATTGGCGAAACCGCGCGCGATTGGATGCTGAAAGCCCAATGCTTTGCCGGCCCGCCAACCGACGGCCCCCCGCCCGGCGAACGGGTCTGGGAAAAATGA
- a CDS encoding PIG-L family deacetylase: MIVSPHPDDAEFGAGGTVARWTRESNKVVYVICTDGSKGTSDRNMKPEVLSEIREAEQREAARMLGVSDIVFLRYPDQGLEDTSDFRKDIVREIRKYRPKVVVTADPYRKYLWHRDHRITGQVLLDAVFPFARDHLAYPDLLEQGLEPHKVEEMLFWGADEINYRSDISGTFDLKMAALQCHKSQVGQYEPEALTEWVRQRAIKMAEGESFELAEAFHRVEILY, encoded by the coding sequence ATGATCGTCAGCCCCCACCCGGATGACGCCGAATTCGGCGCCGGTGGCACAGTCGCCCGATGGACCCGCGAATCAAACAAGGTCGTTTACGTTATCTGCACGGATGGCAGCAAAGGCACGAGCGACCGAAACATGAAACCAGAGGTCCTGTCCGAAATCCGCGAAGCCGAGCAGCGTGAAGCCGCCCGGATGCTTGGTGTCAGCGACATCGTGTTCCTGAGGTATCCTGATCAAGGTCTGGAAGATACATCCGACTTCCGAAAGGATATTGTCCGGGAAATCAGAAAGTACCGCCCGAAAGTGGTCGTGACGGCAGATCCATACCGCAAATACCTCTGGCACCGCGACCACAGGATCACCGGCCAGGTTTTACTCGATGCCGTTTTCCCGTTCGCAAGAGACCACCTCGCATACCCCGATCTTCTCGAGCAGGGGCTCGAGCCGCACAAGGTCGAAGAAATGTTGTTCTGGGGTGCGGACGAAATCAATTACCGCTCGGATATCTCGGGCACCTTTGATTTGAAGATGGCCGCGCTTCAGTGTCACAAGAGTCAGGTTGGGCAATACGAGCCGGAGGCATTGACAGAATGGGTCAGGCAGCGCGCCATAAAAATGGCTGAAGGAGAATCGTTCGAGCTCGCCGAAGCTTTTCATCGGGTGGAAATTCTTTATTAG
- a CDS encoding nitronate monooxygenase has translation MSRRILRTKLCDMLGIEYPILSAGMGPSLIGESTGAPVDLVVAVSEAGGLGVLGAAGYTVEQMREHIREIRRRTDKPFGVDLILPSQLVDQGDREVEGPKEVPLSEIIKSLPEPYYNWIQKVKKELQLPDTDTTVRMDTATMQPLKAVKACIEEKIPLFCSGLGNPGWMVDEAHANGIKVLGITGNSKNARRMAQSGVDLIVAQGYDGGGHTGRIGTMALLPQAIDAAAPIPVLGAGGIGDGRGVAAALAIGCVGVWIGTRFLATKEGGILDIQKQHILNATDEDTRRTYLYTGKTSRVIYNRFHDLWDQSGLDPLPFPMQLTLASGLVDMFLKGKKLDYVAPFSGQISGLIKEIKPAGQVLEELVEETVDILTRRIPKDIKAS, from the coding sequence ATGAGCAGGCGAATCTTACGGACAAAACTTTGCGATATGCTGGGCATCGAATACCCGATCCTCAGCGCCGGCATGGGCCCCTCTCTTATTGGAGAAAGCACCGGCGCTCCGGTGGACCTGGTCGTGGCGGTATCGGAGGCGGGAGGCCTCGGCGTGCTCGGCGCCGCCGGCTATACGGTCGAGCAAATGCGCGAACACATCCGGGAGATCAGGCGCAGAACCGATAAACCCTTCGGCGTCGATTTGATCCTGCCCAGCCAACTTGTCGATCAGGGGGACAGAGAAGTTGAAGGCCCAAAGGAAGTGCCGCTCAGCGAAATAATCAAATCCCTTCCTGAACCCTATTATAACTGGATCCAGAAGGTGAAAAAAGAGCTGCAGCTTCCCGATACAGACACCACCGTGAGGATGGATACCGCAACCATGCAGCCGCTGAAAGCGGTGAAGGCATGCATCGAGGAAAAGATCCCTCTGTTCTGCTCCGGGCTCGGCAATCCCGGCTGGATGGTCGACGAAGCCCACGCGAATGGCATCAAAGTCCTCGGCATTACCGGAAATTCCAAGAACGCGCGGCGTATGGCGCAATCCGGCGTGGACCTGATCGTCGCTCAGGGCTATGACGGCGGCGGGCATACCGGACGCATAGGCACCATGGCGCTGCTTCCTCAGGCCATTGACGCTGCGGCGCCTATTCCTGTCTTGGGGGCTGGCGGTATCGGCGACGGAAGAGGCGTGGCTGCGGCTCTGGCCATAGGCTGTGTAGGCGTCTGGATCGGCACGCGCTTCCTCGCCACGAAAGAGGGCGGAATCCTCGATATCCAGAAACAACACATCCTCAACGCGACCGATGAGGATACTCGCAGAACATACTTGTATACAGGAAAAACATCGAGAGTGATCTACAACAGATTCCATGATCTCTGGGATCAGTCCGGCCTTGATCCGCTGCCGTTTCCGATGCAGCTCACCCTCGCTTCGGGTCTCGTCGATATGTTCCTCAAGGGCAAGAAGTTGGATTACGTGGCCCCCTTCTCCGGCCAGATTTCCGGACTGATTAAGGAAATCAAGCCCGCAGGACAAGTGCTCGAAGAACTCGTTGAGGAAACTGTGGACATCCTCACCCGCAGGATTCCGAAGGACATAAAAGCATCATAG
- a CDS encoding GNAT family N-acetyltransferase, whose product MKTMATAAAIEAFNNIDVYVEHSSGVPKQQPVFMLPRWMQAWRNVFSPDDQLHICVMKERGKSIGVAPLSIKGTTASFVGDPEICDCMDLAVVPGYEKQFYHALLDELAQSGVADLDLRCLRPESTVFSHLAESALDRWGMCSFEPDGVSVEMDLPRDWDQYLASLDGKQRHEIRRKFRRLYNEGEINFVVLENPAEIEREVDPFLKMFRESRSDKALFMSSKMETFFRSMTKAMSEEALIRLFILKVNEASVAACLCFDCQNTMYLYNSGYDTRYSSLSIGLLCKILSIKHSIEIGRKKYDFLKGAEPYKYHLGGREVRLSRCRISFR is encoded by the coding sequence ATGAAGACGATGGCAACGGCCGCAGCTATAGAGGCTTTCAATAACATCGACGTTTATGTGGAGCATTCAAGCGGAGTCCCAAAACAACAACCTGTCTTTATGCTGCCCCGCTGGATGCAGGCATGGCGCAATGTGTTTTCCCCGGACGACCAACTCCACATATGCGTAATGAAGGAAAGGGGAAAATCAATCGGCGTGGCGCCGCTTTCCATCAAAGGCACAACGGCCTCTTTCGTCGGCGATCCGGAGATCTGCGACTGCATGGATCTCGCCGTGGTTCCCGGTTATGAAAAGCAATTCTATCACGCGCTGCTCGATGAGTTGGCACAAAGCGGCGTGGCGGATCTCGATCTGAGATGCCTGCGGCCCGAATCGACAGTGTTCTCGCATCTGGCAGAATCAGCCCTGGATCGATGGGGCATGTGCTCGTTTGAACCGGATGGCGTATCCGTCGAAATGGATCTGCCGCGCGACTGGGACCAGTATTTGGCCTCGCTCGACGGAAAACAGCGGCATGAAATCAGACGCAAATTCCGGCGACTGTACAACGAAGGCGAAATTAATTTCGTTGTTCTGGAGAACCCCGCCGAAATCGAGCGCGAGGTGGACCCCTTTCTCAAAATGTTTCGCGAGAGCCGCTCCGATAAGGCGCTGTTCATGAGCTCGAAAATGGAAACCTTTTTTCGCTCGATGACGAAGGCTATGTCGGAGGAAGCGCTCATTCGACTTTTCATTCTCAAAGTCAACGAAGCATCTGTGGCCGCGTGTCTCTGTTTCGACTGCCAGAACACCATGTACCTATATAACAGCGGATATGATACTCGTTATAGTTCTTTGAGTATCGGACTGCTCTGCAAGATTCTTAGCATCAAACACAGCATCGAGATCGGCCGGAAAAAGTACGATTTCTTGAAAGGCGCCGAGCCCTATAAATACCATCTCGGCGGCAGGGAAGTCCGGCTCTCAAGATGCCGGATCAGTTTCCGGTAA
- the accC gene encoding acetyl-CoA carboxylase biotin carboxylase subunit: MFSKILIANRGEIALRIVRALKELGIKSVAVYSEADTTSLHVRHADESVCIGPPMSAKSYLNVEAVIGAAKRTGAQAIHPGYGYLAENGDFARACKEAGLVFIGPTPENLYLAGDKIKAKAAVNKAGVPIVPSSPDGVRSIDDAVAFASKIQYPVMVKASAGGGGRGIRICPDEDTLREEFAVARAEVKAAFGDDSLYIEKCLVDPRHIEFQVLADESGNVIHLGERECSIQRRYQKLIEEAPSPVMTPQLRQAMGQAAITAAKALNYFNAGTVEFLLDRDDNFYFMEVNARIQVEHPVTEMVTGIDLVKEQIRLADGGRLAYSFDDIPLNGWAIECRINAENPDFNFAPSPGIIKEYRPPAGSGIRLDTHLYQGYELPIYYDSLVAKLIAHDHTRDGAIRILKKALQEFTIQPIKTTIPLYLEIVDDPDFQKGDIHTGYIRKFVTDDDDDDEE; this comes from the coding sequence ATGTTCTCGAAAATACTGATAGCCAATAGAGGCGAAATCGCCCTCCGAATCGTGCGCGCGCTCAAAGAACTGGGAATAAAAAGCGTGGCCGTGTATTCGGAGGCCGATACGACCAGTTTGCATGTCCGGCACGCCGACGAGAGCGTCTGCATCGGGCCGCCAATGAGCGCCAAGAGTTACTTGAACGTAGAGGCTGTCATCGGGGCGGCCAAAAGAACAGGGGCACAGGCAATCCATCCCGGCTACGGCTACCTCGCCGAAAACGGAGACTTCGCCCGCGCCTGCAAAGAAGCCGGCCTTGTCTTCATCGGGCCGACGCCCGAAAACCTGTACCTGGCCGGCGACAAAATAAAGGCAAAAGCCGCCGTCAATAAGGCCGGAGTGCCCATCGTCCCCTCAAGCCCCGATGGAGTCCGCTCAATCGATGACGCGGTCGCTTTCGCTTCGAAAATCCAGTATCCGGTCATGGTAAAAGCATCCGCCGGCGGCGGTGGCCGCGGAATTCGCATTTGCCCTGATGAAGATACGCTCAGGGAAGAGTTCGCCGTAGCCAGAGCCGAAGTGAAAGCGGCTTTCGGCGATGACTCGCTCTACATCGAGAAATGCCTCGTGGACCCACGGCACATCGAGTTCCAGGTGCTGGCAGACGAATCCGGCAATGTGATCCACCTCGGCGAGCGCGAATGCTCGATCCAGCGGCGCTACCAGAAATTGATCGAAGAAGCGCCCTCGCCCGTCATGACGCCTCAATTGCGCCAGGCGATGGGGCAGGCCGCCATCACCGCGGCGAAGGCCCTCAACTACTTCAATGCGGGCACCGTGGAATTCCTGCTCGACCGGGACGACAACTTCTACTTTATGGAGGTCAACGCCCGCATCCAGGTGGAACACCCGGTCACAGAAATGGTCACCGGCATAGACCTCGTAAAAGAGCAGATTCGACTCGCCGATGGCGGCAGACTCGCGTACAGCTTCGACGACATCCCCCTCAACGGCTGGGCCATCGAATGCCGGATCAATGCCGAGAATCCGGATTTCAACTTCGCGCCTTCTCCAGGAATTATCAAGGAATATCGCCCGCCCGCCGGCAGCGGAATCAGGCTCGACACGCACCTGTATCAGGGTTACGAGTTGCCGATATATTACGATTCTCTCGTGGCCAAGCTCATCGCGCACGATCACACCAGAGACGGCGCAATCCGCATCCTCAAAAAGGCTCTTCAGGAATTTACCATCCAACCGATAAAGACAACAATCCCCCTGTATCTGGAGATCGTCGATGATCCGGATTTCCAGAAAGGAGATATCCATACCGGCTACATCAGAAAATTTGTTACGGACGACGATGATGATGACGAAGAATGA
- a CDS encoding acetyl-CoA carboxylase biotin carboxyl carrier protein subunit, whose amino-acid sequence MNKKLEVRAPMSGVFYRKPSPEQPPYVEVGDAVKKKQILALLETMKVFQKIKSPAAGKILEIIAQNETPLADGDLMFILETE is encoded by the coding sequence ATGAACAAGAAACTCGAAGTGAGAGCGCCTATGTCCGGAGTCTTCTACAGAAAGCCGTCTCCCGAACAACCGCCATATGTCGAGGTGGGCGACGCAGTCAAGAAAAAACAGATTCTCGCCCTGCTCGAGACCATGAAAGTGTTTCAAAAAATCAAATCGCCCGCAGCCGGAAAGATTCTCGAGATCATCGCACAAAACGAAACGCCGCTGGCCGACGGCGACTTGATGTTCATCCTGGAAACTGAATAG
- a CDS encoding crotonase has product MSETREVLYEIKDKVASITINRPERRNALNSAVIAALTKYLDQAGDDPNVSAIILTGTGGNFCSGADLGGSFGGDQSFLDMHYDRGHYANLLMKMNSCKTPILAAIEGYCLAGGMGLCLSSDVAIASEDAQFGLPEIKRGLWPYMVTAVLIRNVGRKKALELCMTGDRIPAAEAERIGIINYSVPKDSFQQRVSEMAKKLSSFSPAVMGLGKSSFYKIADMAVDDALSYLHSQLTVNTQVEDLMEGVAAFMQKRDPVWKGR; this is encoded by the coding sequence ATGAGCGAAACCCGTGAGGTTCTTTACGAGATAAAAGATAAAGTAGCCTCCATCACCATTAACCGGCCGGAACGCCGCAACGCGCTCAATTCCGCCGTCATCGCCGCATTGACCAAATACCTCGATCAGGCCGGCGACGACCCCAATGTCTCAGCAATCATTCTCACCGGCACCGGCGGCAATTTCTGCTCCGGCGCCGATCTCGGCGGCAGCTTCGGCGGCGACCAGTCGTTTCTCGACATGCATTACGACCGCGGCCACTACGCAAATCTACTGATGAAAATGAACTCATGCAAGACGCCGATCCTCGCCGCCATCGAAGGCTATTGCCTCGCCGGCGGGATGGGGCTGTGTTTGTCAAGCGATGTCGCCATCGCGAGTGAGGACGCACAATTCGGGCTGCCGGAAATAAAGCGCGGACTGTGGCCATATATGGTTACCGCCGTTCTCATCCGAAATGTCGGGAGAAAAAAGGCCCTCGAATTGTGCATGACCGGAGACCGAATCCCGGCCGCCGAGGCTGAGCGCATCGGCATAATCAATTATTCTGTCCCCAAAGACTCATTCCAGCAGAGAGTTTCCGAAATGGCTAAAAAACTCTCATCGTTCAGCCCCGCTGTTATGGGGCTTGGCAAGTCATCGTTCTACAAAATCGCTGACATGGCCGTCGACGATGCATTGAGCTATCTTCATTCGCAACTTACTGTCAACACCCAGGTGGAAGACCTGATGGAAGGTGTGGCCGCCTTCATGCAAAAGAGAGACCCGGTGTGGAAAGGACGGTAG
- a CDS encoding 3-keto-5-aminohexanoate cleavage protein, whose product MSGEAILTCALTGVLTNPNMGNIPVTPEQMADAAEQAWNQGATIVHCHFRDQRPGMGAYPTWDVDVVKSIINAVRSRVPGIIINQSTGIVGPDISGPVACLEAVKPEMAACNAGSLNYLKLRENGTWAWPPMTFDNPVEKVKAFLDVMTANNVVPEFECFDSGIVRSVALYKKAGMFQGDPHISLVMGVASGQPAKPEWVPLLKKEMLPGTHWQVICVGRKEVWDLQRKALEEGGNVRTGLEDTFYLPNGEKAQSNGELVETLAKITREVGRDIATADEARRILGLKN is encoded by the coding sequence ATGAGCGGCGAAGCGATATTGACATGCGCGCTTACCGGTGTTCTGACTAATCCCAACATGGGCAACATTCCGGTCACGCCCGAACAGATGGCCGACGCGGCTGAACAGGCGTGGAATCAAGGAGCGACAATCGTCCACTGCCATTTCCGGGACCAGCGGCCAGGCATGGGCGCATATCCAACGTGGGACGTGGACGTTGTCAAATCAATAATCAACGCCGTCAGATCTCGTGTTCCCGGCATCATCATCAACCAGAGCACCGGCATCGTCGGTCCCGATATCTCAGGACCCGTGGCCTGTCTCGAAGCGGTCAAACCTGAAATGGCTGCATGTAACGCCGGCTCCCTAAACTACCTCAAGCTGAGGGAGAACGGCACATGGGCCTGGCCGCCGATGACGTTCGATAACCCCGTCGAGAAGGTGAAAGCCTTCCTCGATGTGATGACGGCTAACAACGTTGTCCCCGAGTTTGAATGCTTTGATTCCGGCATCGTCCGCAGCGTCGCCTTGTACAAAAAAGCCGGCATGTTCCAGGGCGACCCGCACATATCTCTGGTTATGGGCGTCGCCAGCGGACAACCGGCAAAGCCCGAATGGGTGCCGCTTCTCAAAAAAGAGATGTTGCCGGGAACTCATTGGCAGGTCATCTGTGTCGGCCGCAAAGAAGTTTGGGACCTCCAGCGCAAAGCACTGGAAGAAGGCGGCAACGTGCGCACCGGCCTCGAAGACACATTTTACCTGCCCAACGGCGAGAAGGCCCAAAGCAACGGCGAGCTCGTCGAAACGCTGGCGAAGATAACGCGCGAAGTCGGCCGCGACATCGCCACCGCGGACGAAGCGCGCCGTATTCTCGGGCTCAAGAACTGA
- a CDS encoding propionyl-CoA carboxylase, with translation MGNRMKEAIERYRKIQEKNKLGGGAEHVERQHSRGKLTARERIDVLIDAGTFNELGTCVNTTGVRIDGRFTDAPCDGAVVGTAKVHGRTIMIYSSDFTVLGGSIGQQHIMKYCHCLELAASWGIPLVNLLDSSGGRLGYRDVAMAGIDWMFRLESVYSGIIPQITVLMGPCIAGGAYLPTLCDFLFISRISGNLWLGGPRQTAAATSEKIDRNVGGADYHMQLSGTCDLVGDDDKETILACRELLRYLPSNYREKPPAWERGDDPNREVEKLIEIVPDEFDKTYDMHEVIREIVDGGDFFELKNEYAKQLITGYCRFNGQTVGLVANNPAEPGSIYEVNACDKYYRFLQALDAYDTPLVNLVDTPPVVPGENEEARGLLRHIGKVVDVYATSTIPKIGVVLREAYADAGSMIMSGLKGMGADLTFAWPIARFAIEASELDYRQVYDKGIEEDAYDAYLNRSRERLDVFDVAHSWTAHVVDEVIEPKDTRRKIIEAMDVVKNKTDKLPPRAKRHGSSPT, from the coding sequence ATGGGAAACAGAATGAAGGAAGCGATCGAGCGCTACCGAAAGATACAGGAGAAAAACAAGCTCGGCGGCGGCGCCGAACACGTCGAGCGGCAACACAGCCGCGGGAAGCTCACTGCCCGCGAGAGGATCGACGTCCTCATCGATGCCGGCACGTTCAATGAACTCGGCACCTGCGTAAACACCACCGGCGTCCGCATCGACGGCCGCTTCACCGACGCGCCCTGCGACGGAGCCGTCGTCGGCACGGCGAAAGTCCACGGCCGCACGATCATGATCTATTCCTCCGATTTCACCGTTCTCGGCGGATCGATCGGACAGCAGCATATCATGAAGTACTGCCACTGCCTCGAATTGGCGGCTTCGTGGGGAATCCCGCTCGTGAACCTCCTCGACTCCTCCGGCGGCCGCCTGGGTTACCGCGATGTGGCCATGGCTGGAATCGACTGGATGTTTCGTCTCGAGTCGGTCTACTCGGGTATTATCCCCCAGATCACGGTGTTGATGGGGCCCTGCATCGCGGGCGGCGCCTATCTCCCCACGTTGTGCGATTTTCTCTTCATCAGTCGAATCTCAGGAAATCTGTGGCTCGGCGGCCCTCGCCAAACGGCGGCGGCAACCTCGGAAAAAATCGACCGCAACGTCGGCGGCGCCGATTACCACATGCAGTTGAGCGGAACCTGCGACCTCGTCGGAGACGACGACAAAGAAACGATTCTCGCCTGCCGCGAGTTGCTCCGCTATCTGCCGTCAAATTATCGGGAAAAACCGCCCGCATGGGAACGCGGCGACGATCCCAATCGCGAAGTCGAAAAACTGATCGAAATCGTGCCCGATGAATTCGACAAGACGTACGACATGCACGAGGTCATCCGCGAAATAGTCGACGGCGGCGATTTCTTCGAGCTCAAGAACGAGTACGCAAAACAGCTCATCACCGGCTACTGCCGCTTCAATGGCCAGACAGTCGGCCTGGTGGCAAACAATCCCGCCGAGCCGGGCAGTATATACGAGGTCAATGCCTGCGACAAGTACTACCGCTTCCTGCAGGCGCTGGACGCTTACGACACGCCTCTCGTCAATCTGGTCGACACGCCGCCTGTAGTTCCCGGCGAAAACGAGGAAGCGCGCGGCCTGCTCCGGCATATCGGAAAAGTCGTCGACGTCTATGCCACCTCGACTATCCCGAAAATTGGCGTGGTCCTGCGCGAAGCCTACGCCGACGCTGGCAGCATGATCATGAGCGGCCTCAAAGGAATGGGCGCCGACCTGACCTTTGCCTGGCCGATCGCGCGCTTCGCTATCGAGGCTTCTGAACTTGACTACCGGCAGGTCTATGATAAGGGCATTGAAGAGGACGCTTACGATGCGTATCTCAATCGCTCCCGCGAAAGACTGGATGTCTTCGACGTGGCGCATTCCTGGACCGCTCACGTCGTCGACGAAGTCATCGAACCCAAAGATACACGAAGAAAAATAATAGAAGCCATGGATGTCGTCAAGAATAAAACGGATAAGCTGCCCCCGCGAGCGAAGCGGCACGGCTCTTCTCCAACATGA
- a CDS encoding propionyl-CoA carboxylase → MGEWMDGYLAKLEECRQENLAGGGTDRADLQHALGKLTARERIEYLADPGTFEEIGSAVREFRAFPDSSDRPSPGDGVIMGMAKISGRPVMAYSMDFTVMSGSFGDQGIWKIAELVQMAGQEQMPIIGIFDSAGTRASMKKGYVGSFGIARVLKNYCRYSGVIPQIALVLGPCTGPMAKVPVLSDFLIMNSETGFLWLGGPIESEDAGSADFHMTRSGQCHLVADSDKDALDLCKKIMEFIPQNCWERPQAIKPTDDPNRREEALLDVMPNNVRFTYDIHEIINLIVDDGEFFELQEDFAPNLVIGFARFDGIVTGLVATNPDELSGIMEPDASDKYDRFLMFLDCFNIPLLTMSDTTAFPPGDRWERMGVIRHGAKNLHGYSHLTTQKVTVVLRRSYGGSNIVLGCSKMGPDFIYGWPTTEFAPTGPEMMVHAVFHKELAKAKEEGNYDSLFEFYVGILRQMFSVMTMGKVFTTWYTVHEIIDPRDTRSRIIKALHASENKREELPEKRRYIKPA, encoded by the coding sequence ATGGGCGAATGGATGGACGGCTATCTTGCAAAGCTTGAAGAATGCCGTCAGGAAAATTTGGCGGGCGGCGGAACGGATCGCGCCGACCTGCAGCACGCGCTCGGCAAGCTGACCGCGCGAGAGCGAATAGAATATCTGGCTGATCCGGGTACTTTCGAGGAAATCGGCTCCGCAGTTCGAGAGTTCCGCGCCTTTCCCGATTCCAGCGACAGGCCGAGCCCGGGCGACGGCGTGATCATGGGCATGGCCAAGATAAGCGGCCGGCCGGTCATGGCCTATTCCATGGACTTCACGGTTATGTCCGGCTCCTTCGGAGACCAGGGCATATGGAAAATAGCCGAACTCGTCCAGATGGCAGGACAGGAACAGATGCCGATCATCGGCATCTTCGATTCAGCCGGAACTCGGGCAAGCATGAAAAAAGGATATGTGGGATCGTTCGGTATCGCCCGCGTCCTTAAAAATTATTGCCGGTACTCCGGCGTAATCCCTCAGATCGCCCTCGTCCTCGGACCGTGCACCGGCCCGATGGCGAAAGTGCCCGTGCTCTCGGATTTCCTCATTATGAACAGTGAGACCGGCTTCCTGTGGTTGGGAGGCCCTATTGAATCCGAAGATGCAGGCTCGGCCGATTTCCATATGACCCGCTCCGGACAATGCCACCTCGTCGCCGACAGTGACAAGGACGCCCTCGACCTCTGCAAGAAGATCATGGAATTCATTCCTCAAAACTGCTGGGAGCGGCCGCAAGCAATCAAGCCCACCGACGATCCCAATCGGCGGGAAGAGGCCCTGCTCGATGTCATGCCCAATAACGTTCGATTTACCTACGATATCCACGAGATCATCAACCTCATCGTTGATGACGGCGAATTCTTCGAGCTTCAGGAAGACTTCGCGCCGAACCTCGTCATCGGCTTCGCGCGGTTCGACGGAATCGTGACCGGTCTTGTCGCCACCAATCCGGACGAGCTGAGCGGCATCATGGAACCGGACGCTTCCGATAAGTACGATCGATTCCTGATGTTCCTCGATTGCTTCAACATTCCCCTGCTCACGATGTCCGACACAACGGCCTTTCCGCCCGGCGACCGATGGGAGCGCATGGGCGTCATCCGTCACGGCGCAAAGAACCTGCACGGCTATTCCCACCTCACGACTCAGAAAGTCACCGTAGTGCTGCGCCGCTCATACGGCGGCTCCAACATCGTTCTGGGCTGCAGCAAGATGGGGCCCGACTTCATTTACGGCTGGCCCACAACCGAGTTTGCCCCGACAGGACCCGAAATGATGGTTCATGCTGTATTCCACAAGGAATTGGCAAAGGCCAAGGAAGAAGGCAACTACGACAGCCTCTTCGAATTCTATGTCGGAATCCTTCGCCAGATGTTCAGCGTCATGACGATGGGAAAAGTCTTCACCACCTGGTACACAGTCCATGAAATCATCGATCCCAGGGACACGCGCTCGCGGATCATCAAGGCTCTCCACGCATCCGAAAACAAGCGGGAAGAACTTCCCGAAAAGAGACGCTATATCAAACCCGCATAA